One Thermostichus vulcanus str. 'Rupite' genomic window carries:
- the ispG gene encoding (E)-4-hydroxy-3-methylbut-2-enyl-diphosphate synthase translates to MQTLDCPPVSPQQPYPEPVYPRRPTRTVAVADVLIGSQHPVVVQSMINEDTLDIEAAVAGIRRLHEAGSEIVRVTTPSMAHAKAMEAIRDRLIQTYKPVPLVADVHHNGVKIALEVSKYVDKVRINPGLFVFEKPQPGRTEYTQAEFEAIRDRIRETFTPLVQTLKDQNKAMRIGVNHGSLAERMLFTYGDTPEGMVESALEFAQICAEQDFHNIVLSFKASRPQVMLAAYRLAAQRFDALGLNYPFHLGVTEAGDGEYGRIKSAVGIGTLLAEGIGDTIRVSLTEAPEKEIPVAYSILQALNLRKTMVEYVACPSCGRTLFNLEEVLHKVRAATQHLVGLDIAVMGCIVNGPGEMADADYGYVGKNPGFISLYRGKEEVKKVPEADGVKELIELIKADGRWVDPA, encoded by the coding sequence ATGCAAACCCTGGACTGCCCCCCTGTCTCCCCTCAACAGCCTTACCCAGAACCCGTCTATCCCCGTCGTCCTACCCGTACTGTGGCGGTCGCTGATGTGTTGATCGGCAGTCAGCATCCGGTGGTGGTGCAATCCATGATCAACGAAGACACCCTCGATATCGAAGCGGCTGTGGCCGGGATCCGCCGTTTACATGAAGCGGGATCTGAAATTGTGCGGGTGACCACCCCGAGCATGGCCCATGCCAAGGCCATGGAAGCGATTCGGGACAGGTTGATCCAAACCTACAAGCCGGTGCCCTTGGTGGCTGATGTCCATCACAACGGGGTCAAGATCGCGCTGGAGGTTTCCAAGTACGTCGATAAGGTGCGCATCAATCCAGGGCTGTTTGTCTTTGAAAAACCACAGCCGGGTCGTACAGAATACACACAGGCGGAATTTGAGGCCATCCGCGATCGAATCCGCGAAACCTTTACCCCTTTGGTGCAAACCCTCAAGGATCAAAACAAAGCCATGCGCATTGGGGTTAACCACGGATCCCTGGCGGAGCGGATGCTGTTCACCTATGGGGATACTCCCGAAGGTATGGTGGAGTCGGCCCTGGAATTTGCCCAAATCTGTGCCGAGCAAGATTTTCACAACATCGTCCTTTCCTTTAAGGCTTCCCGTCCACAGGTGATGTTGGCGGCTTATCGACTGGCAGCCCAACGCTTTGATGCGCTGGGATTAAACTATCCATTCCATTTAGGGGTGACCGAGGCCGGGGATGGAGAGTATGGCCGGATTAAGTCGGCAGTGGGGATTGGAACCCTGTTGGCCGAAGGGATCGGCGATACCATTCGCGTTTCTCTGACAGAAGCACCGGAAAAGGAGATCCCGGTTGCCTACAGCATTTTGCAGGCCCTGAACCTGCGCAAGACGATGGTGGAATACGTGGCTTGCCCCTCCTGTGGCCGTACCCTCTTCAACCTGGAGGAGGTGCTGCACAAGGTTCGCGCCGCAACCCAGCATTTGGTGGGCCTGGATATTGCGGTAATGGGCTGCATTGTCAATGGCCCTGGCGAAATGGCCGATGCAGATTATGGCTATGTGGGCAAAAATCCCGGCTTCATCTCCCTCTATCGCGGCAAAGAAGAGGTGAAGAAGGTGCCGGAGGCGGATGGGGTGAAAGAACTGATCGAGTTGATCAAAGCCGATGGTCGCTGGGTGGATCCCGCTTAA
- a CDS encoding bifunctional nuclease family protein: MIEMHVAGIAVDAVNQNPIVILRDSSERRALPIWVGKAEANAILQALDDQKPLRPMTHDLLLNSWETWGITLERVVIHALLDNTFYAVLTTLNGEKKQEIDCRPSDAIAIALRAHVPIWTVEEVIAEASIPMNQDADEEEREQFRKFVENVSPKDFIRSRPFTDYPTEADG; encoded by the coding sequence ATGATCGAGATGCATGTGGCTGGGATCGCGGTTGATGCCGTTAACCAGAACCCCATTGTGATCCTCCGCGACAGCAGCGAGCGCCGTGCCTTGCCCATTTGGGTGGGTAAAGCGGAGGCCAACGCCATTTTGCAGGCCCTAGATGACCAAAAGCCCCTACGTCCCATGACCCATGATCTGCTGCTCAACTCTTGGGAGACCTGGGGGATCACCTTAGAGCGAGTGGTTATTCATGCCCTGTTGGACAATACGTTTTATGCGGTGCTCACCACTCTGAACGGCGAGAAAAAACAAGAAATCGACTGCCGCCCCAGTGATGCCATTGCTATTGCCCTGCGGGCCCATGTCCCCATCTGGACGGTCGAAGAAGTGATCGCAGAAGCCTCCATTCCCATGAACCAAGATGCCGATGAAGAGGAGCGGGAGCAGTTTCGCAAGTTTGTGGAAAATGTCAGCCCCAAGGATTTCATTCGCAGCCGACCCTTCACCGACTACCCCACCGAAGCCGATGGCTGA
- a CDS encoding MOSC domain-containing protein, giving the protein MPDVAELTLYPIKSLDGVSLPEVSLTAAGALLGDRRYMLVDAQGRRVNGKRYAQLHRLRAQFDPGLRQVQLWGDGQAAQFDLQQERDPLQTWLSNWLGFPVQVLEAPITGFPDDPYASGPTLISTSTLEVVANWFPGLTAEELRQRFRMNIEVSECPPFWEDHLFAQADQGVRFRIGEVELLGINPCARCGVPTRDPITGASYLGFQKHFVVQRQKTLPPWAEVSRFDHFYRLGLNTWIPKTEAGKKLRVGDPVEILAVEPLSAYPELSRTPQQPL; this is encoded by the coding sequence ATGCCCGATGTTGCTGAGTTAACCCTTTACCCGATCAAGTCCTTAGATGGGGTATCACTACCGGAGGTGAGCCTGACAGCAGCGGGTGCTCTCCTGGGGGATCGCCGCTATATGCTAGTGGATGCTCAGGGCCGACGGGTGAACGGCAAACGCTATGCCCAGCTCCATCGCTTGCGAGCCCAATTTGATCCGGGGCTGCGACAGGTGCAGCTGTGGGGGGATGGACAGGCAGCGCAGTTTGATCTGCAACAGGAGCGGGATCCCCTACAAACTTGGCTGAGCAACTGGCTGGGGTTTCCGGTGCAGGTTCTGGAAGCACCGATCACAGGCTTTCCCGATGATCCTTACGCCAGTGGCCCTACCCTGATCAGCACCTCCACTCTCGAAGTGGTGGCCAACTGGTTCCCCGGACTCACCGCAGAGGAGCTGCGGCAGCGGTTTCGCATGAATATTGAAGTATCGGAGTGCCCGCCCTTTTGGGAAGATCACCTCTTTGCCCAGGCGGATCAGGGGGTGCGCTTTCGCATTGGAGAGGTGGAGCTGTTGGGCATTAACCCCTGTGCCCGCTGTGGGGTACCCACCCGCGATCCGATCACGGGCGCTTCCTATCTCGGCTTTCAGAAGCACTTCGTTGTCCAGCGGCAGAAAACTTTACCCCCGTGGGCCGAGGTTAGCCGGTTTGATCACTTTTATCGCCTTGGGCTGAATACTTGGATCCCGAAAACCGAGGCGGGCAAAAAGTTGAGAGTAGGGGATCCCGTGGAGATCCTCGCGGTTGAACCCCTCAGTGCCTATCCTGAGCTGAGCCGAACCCCGCAGCAGCCTCTCTAG
- a CDS encoding RNA-guided endonuclease TnpB family protein, protein MKRVTTTLKLKFLDLNAVKAEMFAQTVCATTALANELLRISPKERRALTTAKVVTPLKSALSNQVIRVLKGKAGQRVKHFKVFWPEVNNQNWKLHKVGSTYSVSFPTIQGDKRVPLEVGSFYYAERLERILAGQDCERGTLKLMQIRGVWYAVLSITWEVPEVKSTERLGVDRGQNRLAVAATRWGRAVFFGGGEVAYRRRRFQKRRAQLQQAGKYRALKRLERKEARWMRAVNHTVSRRIVRFANAVNADVWMEDLSGIRQSRQSQKARSDAGKSRHTWSYYDLEWKVAYKLEMAGRTLHKRPAAYTSKTDHRTGLIGKRSGHLFTGQDGYCCDADWNAAMNIAQWDGFSCPLSLKEAVSVMGTVGSGDGVVGNPLNSMNPSQLQAVGS, encoded by the coding sequence ATGAAACGGGTCACCACCACACTCAAGCTCAAGTTTCTTGACCTCAATGCGGTCAAAGCAGAGATGTTTGCCCAGACGGTTTGTGCGACAACCGCACTGGCAAACGAACTGCTCCGCATCAGTCCGAAGGAGCGGAGGGCATTAACAACCGCCAAAGTGGTGACACCACTCAAGTCGGCCCTCTCCAACCAAGTGATTCGTGTCCTGAAGGGGAAAGCCGGCCAGCGGGTCAAACACTTCAAAGTGTTCTGGCCAGAGGTCAACAACCAAAACTGGAAGCTGCACAAAGTAGGTAGCACCTACTCAGTGAGTTTCCCCACAATTCAGGGTGACAAGCGGGTTCCCCTTGAGGTTGGCAGTTTCTACTATGCCGAGCGTCTTGAGCGCATCTTGGCCGGGCAGGATTGTGAACGGGGAACCTTGAAACTGATGCAAATACGTGGGGTTTGGTATGCTGTTCTGTCTATCACTTGGGAAGTTCCCGAAGTGAAGAGTACGGAGCGACTAGGTGTTGACCGTGGGCAGAACCGTTTGGCAGTGGCGGCCACCCGTTGGGGTCGGGCGGTGTTTTTTGGGGGTGGAGAGGTAGCCTATCGTCGTCGTCGTTTCCAGAAGCGTCGTGCCCAGTTGCAGCAGGCGGGTAAATACCGAGCACTCAAGCGACTGGAGCGCAAAGAAGCCCGGTGGATGAGGGCGGTCAACCACACCGTTAGCCGCCGCATTGTGCGGTTTGCCAATGCGGTAAATGCGGATGTGTGGATGGAAGACCTCTCGGGTATCCGCCAATCCAGACAGAGCCAGAAGGCGCGTTCGGATGCCGGGAAATCGCGCCATACCTGGTCGTACTACGACTTGGAGTGGAAGGTTGCCTACAAGCTGGAAATGGCGGGCAGGACGCTGCATAAACGTCCTGCTGCCTACACATCCAAAACCGACCACAGGACAGGATTGATTGGGAAAAGGAGTGGGCATTTGTTCACTGGGCAGGACGGGTATTGCTGTGATGCAGACTGGAATGCCGCAATGAACATTGCCCAGTGGGACGGGTTTTCGTGTCCCCTGAGTCTAAAAGAAGCCGTATCTGTAATGGGTACGGTCGGCTCAGGGGATGGGGTAGTTGGCAATCCCCTGAACTCCATGAATCCCTCACAGCTTCAAGCTGTGGGGAGCTAG